The Podospora pseudocomata strain CBS 415.72m chromosome 1 map unlocalized CBS415.72m_1, whole genome shotgun sequence genome has a segment encoding these proteins:
- the NAS6 gene encoding putative ankyrin-repeat protein (COG:O; EggNog:ENOG503NXYE), whose product MENQDKFAIHAAAPTVVESLLNANPKLAKLKDDDGRLPIHWAASYNHHEIVNLLVQQKGFDVDVKDDMGWTPLMIAASVKDSDRVVDLLLARDADVNETNDNGQTVLHFIASKSNLDLARKLLEEHKPPASVRVRDKRGQYPLHRAAAVGSVPLINLFLKHKSPLNASDSAGQTALHHAIAEGHGDAAVVLMKAGAEMDRKDNDGLLPLEVAPGIDVKKYIQRKAEEEGIDLP is encoded by the exons ATGGAAAATCAAGACAAGTTCGCCATCCACGCAGCCGCTC CGACCGTTGTAGAGTCTTTGCTGAAT GCCAATCCCAAGCTTGCCAAGCTGAAAGACGATGATGGCCGTCTTCCCATCCACTGGGCGGCTTCGTATAACCACCACGAGAttgtcaacctcctcgttCAACAGAAAGGGTTTGATGTCGACGTCAAA GATGACATGGGCTGGACCCCTCTCATGATCGCAGCCAGCGTCAAGGACTCGGACAGAGTGGtcgatctcctccttgccaGAGATGCCGACGTGAATGAGACAA ATGATAACGGCCAA ACAGTCCTCCACTTCATAGCCTCCAAGtccaacctcgacctcgccCGCAAGCTCCTCGAAGAGCACAAACCTCCCGCTTCCGTACGCGTCCGCGACAAGCGAGGCCAGtaccccctccaccgcgccgccgccgtcggtTCGGTCCCCTTGATCAACCTGTTTCTCAAGCACAAAAGTCCCCTTAACGCCAGCGATTCAGCTGGACAAACGGCGTTGCATCATGCTATTGCCGAGGGGCATG gtGACGCggctgtggtgttgatgaaaGCTGGGGCTGAGATGGACAGGAAGGATAATGATGGGCTTCTGCCTTTGGAGGTGGCGCCTGGGATTGAT GTCAAGAAGTATATTCAACgaaaggcggaggaggaggggattgATCTTCCATAG